Proteins encoded within one genomic window of Bacteroidota bacterium:
- a CDS encoding PorV/PorQ family protein, translating into MNRSLKSSMLLVALMMVLVPSSFAQVEEDFDQVDTEKIAQTGMKFLTTSLDARATALGGAVTADESYNTSTALFYNPAGMARMSGTFHVGFSNTAFIEDINYNAFSVAFQPQGGNYGVFGLSILSLDYGEIEQTIRADTDAGFVRLGTFSPTAMAIGLGYARSFTDRFSVGAHFKIATQDLGSQPESADAGATTNRDFKESTVAVDFGVLYNTGFRSLTIGMSARNFSQEVTYVTESFELPLTFQIGLAMDLVDFTSMDPNVHSIQFSVDAQRPRDFQEHVKAGAEYTFMDLLSLRAGIAEAFVQDQERGFSLGAGLNFNLSNINVTADYSYTDFGVFDGVNRFSLALGL; encoded by the coding sequence ATGAATAGAAGTTTAAAATCCTCGATGCTGCTTGTTGCGCTCATGATGGTTTTAGTGCCTTCGAGTTTTGCACAGGTAGAGGAAGATTTCGACCAGGTCGACACTGAAAAGATTGCCCAGACAGGCATGAAGTTCTTGACGACCTCTCTGGACGCGCGTGCTACCGCACTTGGTGGCGCCGTGACCGCTGACGAGTCTTATAACACGTCAACAGCATTGTTTTATAATCCAGCTGGTATGGCTCGCATGAGTGGTACATTTCACGTTGGTTTTTCAAACACTGCATTTATTGAAGACATCAACTACAACGCTTTCAGCGTAGCTTTCCAGCCTCAGGGTGGAAACTACGGTGTGTTTGGCCTCTCAATCTTGTCACTGGACTACGGTGAAATTGAGCAGACCATTCGCGCTGATACGGACGCTGGTTTTGTTAGACTGGGTACATTCAGCCCAACCGCTATGGCGATTGGTCTTGGCTATGCCCGCTCTTTCACTGACCGGTTCTCTGTAGGTGCACACTTCAAAATCGCTACGCAGGATCTCGGCTCACAGCCGGAATCTGCTGACGCGGGTGCAACTACAAACCGTGACTTCAAAGAGAGCACAGTTGCCGTTGACTTCGGTGTACTTTATAACACCGGATTCCGTAGCCTTACCATCGGTATGAGCGCGCGCAACTTCTCTCAAGAAGTAACCTACGTAACAGAAAGCTTTGAGCTGCCGCTGACGTTCCAGATTGGTTTGGCGATGGATCTCGTCGACTTTACCAGCATGGATCCCAACGTTCACTCCATCCAGTTCAGCGTAGACGCACAGCGTCCGCGTGACTTCCAGGAGCACGTTAAAGCGGGTGCTGAGTATACCTTCATGGATCTGTTGTCACTCCGTGCCGGTATCGCTGAAGCATTTGTACAGGATCAGGAACGCGGATTTAGCCTTGGTGCTGGACTGAACTTTAATCTCTCCAACATCAACGTTACTGCCGACTACTCTTACACCGACTTTGGTGTATTTGATGGCGTAAACCGCTTCTCTCTTGCACTTGGCTTGTAA